One segment of uncultured Fibrobacter sp. DNA contains the following:
- a CDS encoding glycosyltransferase — protein MKILMIIKKLRYSGAYKMFMWVAKALADRGFEVTVFTYMKNDVTELSPNINWIRVDLENKGFISQFRAVRKVVKRVKPLCVISFLLDANILNMLASLGTGAKSVVCERNDPFKPHYTVMKIVKPFFCLADGAVFQLPKVAEFYKEIKHPTAIIPNPVLCRSDVSINTFEKRENNIVTLARLDIFQKRLDVLIAAFSIFFKSHPDYTLTIYGDGPDREKLEQQIANLNLNESVILGGVSCSPQESIKNSKFFVLSSDFEGIPNALIEAMSIGLPCISTDCRPGGAALLIKHTVNGLLIPPHDVENLAKQMCYLADHPVEADAMGAEAKKIVTEYAEDKIAQMWCEYIKTFQREYR, from the coding sequence ATGAAGATTCTGATGATTATAAAAAAGCTTCGTTATAGCGGAGCCTACAAGATGTTTATGTGGGTGGCTAAGGCGTTGGCTGATAGGGGTTTTGAGGTAACTGTATTCACTTATATGAAAAATGATGTCACGGAACTGTCGCCAAATATTAATTGGATAAGAGTTGATTTGGAAAATAAGGGATTCATATCTCAATTTAGAGCGGTCCGTAAAGTTGTAAAAAGGGTGAAACCTTTGTGCGTTATATCCTTTTTACTTGATGCGAATATTTTGAACATGTTGGCTAGCCTTGGAACTGGAGCAAAATCTGTCGTTTGCGAACGAAATGACCCTTTCAAACCGCATTACACGGTAATGAAAATTGTCAAACCCTTTTTTTGCTTGGCTGATGGGGCTGTTTTCCAATTGCCAAAGGTTGCAGAATTCTATAAAGAAATAAAACATCCTACGGCAATCATTCCTAATCCTGTATTATGCAGGTCTGATGTATCAATCAATACATTTGAAAAGCGCGAAAATAATATAGTAACACTTGCTCGACTTGATATTTTTCAAAAAAGGCTTGATGTTCTAATAGCCGCATTTTCTATTTTTTTTAAAAGTCATCCAGATTACACTTTAACGATTTATGGAGATGGTCCCGATAGAGAAAAACTTGAACAACAAATTGCAAACTTAAATCTGAATGAGTCTGTGATTTTGGGAGGGGTTTCTTGTTCACCTCAAGAAAGTATAAAGAATTCAAAATTTTTCGTACTTTCATCTGATTTCGAAGGTATTCCCAACGCTCTTATTGAAGCGATGTCTATCGGTTTGCCTTGCATATCAACAGATTGCCGTCCTGGTGGTGCGGCTCTTTTAATAAAACATACCGTAAATGGTTTGTTAATTCCTCCTCATGATGTAGAAAATCTTGCAAAACAAATGTGTTATCTAGCGGACCATCCCGTTGAAGCTGATGCGATGGGTGCGGAGGCGAAAAAAATTGTAACTGAATATGCTGAAGATAAAATTGCTCAGATGTGGTGCGAATATATAAAAACGTTTCAGAGAGAATATAGATGA
- a CDS encoding serine O-acetyltransferase produces the protein MIRTKSDLKAYIKADLVRQNMKHPLLATLTYGEHALTRKYLETLRKLEFYQNNKKNLICKLLYAFYFLKYRKNCLKYGIYIFPNTTGPGLLLPHPGFVRIGPQTKMGANCTILPMVLFGKKNPQIDCSITVGDNCYVSTGVTILGPVKIGNNVTIGAGAVVTKDIPDNAVVGGVPAKVIKIKE, from the coding sequence ATGATTAGAACAAAATCCGATTTGAAAGCTTATATTAAAGCTGATTTAGTACGCCAAAATATGAAGCACCCGCTTCTAGCGACGTTGACATATGGCGAACACGCGTTAACTCGAAAATATCTTGAGACTCTGCGCAAATTGGAATTTTATCAGAATAATAAGAAGAATTTGATTTGCAAGTTGCTTTATGCGTTTTACTTTTTAAAATACAGAAAAAATTGCTTGAAATATGGCATATACATATTTCCGAATACGACAGGACCCGGGCTTCTTTTGCCGCACCCTGGTTTTGTAAGAATTGGACCTCAAACAAAAATGGGCGCTAATTGCACCATTTTGCCAATGGTTCTTTTTGGGAAAAAAAATCCACAAATTGATTGTTCGATTACCGTTGGTGACAATTGCTATGTTAGTACGGGTGTTACAATCCTCGGACCAGTAAAGATTGGGAATAATGTGACTATTGGCGCTGGTGCCGTTGTAACTAAGGATATTCCTGATAATGCCGTTGTAGGTGGGGTGCCGGCAAAGGTGATAAAGATTAAGGAATAA